In Fluviicola taffensis DSM 16823, the following are encoded in one genomic region:
- a CDS encoding FAD-dependent monooxygenase — MSTHEFDIIVIGAGVAGGVFAASQPASTRILVVERDLSEQERIIGELMQPGGIQALNELGLSHLLEGIDAQEVNGYNLIKGNERFTINYDEVQKGIKGIGLRNGKFLTNIRKELEQRENITLVQGNVSQILENNNTIIGVSYVQEDGTTISQFSKLTIVCDGPMSVLRDKLSKVNKKVTSYFMGLVLKDLELEFPSYGHMIVTGDFPILVYPIHTNAYRILIDYPGGKAPKMGKESIERLKEDVVKILPEEMIPAFLKAIDEEPIKVMPNHSMKGQAFRMKGAALLGDSLNMRHPLTGGGMTATFSDILCLNGQLAGIDFQNETKLEYAVNEYYTNRGKDVETINILANALYKVFTNDELKEACFEYLQKGGEQATGPLSILSGINKNKKFLLKHFFKVAMQHPIHFITKPAKQIRLYKNATRILRPILKDEEVSAMI, encoded by the coding sequence ATGAGCACCCATGAATTTGATATCATCGTTATAGGTGCTGGAGTTGCCGGAGGGGTATTTGCTGCTTCTCAACCTGCTAGCACACGTATCCTTGTAGTGGAACGAGACCTTTCAGAACAAGAAAGAATAATCGGTGAATTAATGCAACCTGGAGGAATTCAGGCTTTAAATGAACTGGGACTTTCTCATTTATTGGAGGGAATCGACGCACAAGAAGTCAATGGCTATAATCTGATTAAAGGAAACGAACGCTTCACAATCAACTATGATGAAGTTCAGAAAGGAATAAAGGGAATTGGTTTGAGAAACGGAAAATTTCTGACAAATATTCGAAAAGAGCTTGAACAAAGAGAGAATATAACCTTGGTTCAAGGAAATGTTTCCCAAATTTTGGAGAACAATAACACCATTATTGGTGTTAGCTACGTGCAAGAAGACGGAACCACTATTTCACAGTTTTCAAAATTGACAATTGTTTGTGATGGACCAATGTCCGTACTACGTGATAAGTTGAGTAAAGTAAACAAGAAAGTAACTTCCTATTTTATGGGATTGGTTCTAAAAGATTTGGAATTAGAATTTCCTTCTTATGGCCACATGATTGTTACTGGTGATTTTCCAATCTTGGTTTACCCCATTCACACCAACGCATATCGGATCTTAATTGATTATCCCGGTGGAAAAGCTCCCAAAATGGGTAAAGAATCCATCGAGCGATTGAAGGAAGATGTGGTGAAAATATTACCTGAAGAAATGATTCCTGCCTTTTTAAAGGCAATCGACGAAGAACCTATAAAAGTCATGCCAAATCACTCCATGAAAGGTCAGGCATTTCGCATGAAAGGTGCTGCACTTTTGGGGGATTCATTAAACATGAGACATCCTTTAACTGGTGGAGGAATGACAGCAACTTTTTCAGATATTCTTTGTCTGAATGGCCAATTAGCAGGAATTGATTTTCAAAATGAAACCAAACTGGAATATGCCGTTAATGAATATTATACCAACAGAGGAAAAGATGTTGAAACAATCAACATTTTGGCAAACGCTTTGTACAAGGTATTTACAAATGATGAATTAAAAGAAGCATGCTTTGAATATTTGCAGAAAGGAGGAGAACAAGCTACTGGCCCACTCTCCATTCTTTCAGGAATAAACAAAAACAAAAAATTTCTGTTGAAGCACTTTTTTAAAGTGGCGATGCAGCACCCGATACATTTTATTACTAAGCCAGCGAAACAAATTCGCTTATATAAAAATGCAACAAGAATTCTTCGTCCTATATTAAAAGATGAAGAAGTTTCAGCAATGATCTAA
- a CDS encoding type 2 isopentenyl-diphosphate Delta-isomerase has translation MEKIEHESLEAADLRKQNHLDLAFASQSALSDGRFYYEPMLEGHPEQSDMSIQLGEKTMRYPIWISSMTGGTSAAGPLNKMLAKTANKYGFGMGLGSCRVILEDNTYFDDFNLRPILGDASPLFANVGIAQIERLIDKGQTSKLKALVDKLDADGLIVHVNPLQEWLQPEGDLIQRSPLVTIKQLLNEIDTNIIVKEVGQGFGPESMRELLKLPILAIDFAANGGTNFSKLELLRNEPLKAHYEDVIALGHSAYEMVDFLNKSIQELGSERKCNNVIISGGIKNFLDGYYLTSKANIPAIYGQAAPFLKHANESQEALDTFAEIQIKGLLMAQKFLKIR, from the coding sequence ATGGAAAAAATTGAACACGAATCGCTTGAAGCGGCAGACTTAAGGAAACAAAATCATTTGGATTTGGCTTTTGCTTCGCAAAGTGCTTTATCAGATGGTCGTTTTTATTACGAACCGATGTTAGAGGGACATCCTGAACAATCGGACATGTCGATTCAACTCGGAGAGAAAACGATGCGTTATCCAATCTGGATTTCAAGTATGACAGGCGGTACGTCTGCTGCTGGTCCACTCAATAAAATGTTGGCAAAAACGGCCAATAAATATGGTTTTGGAATGGGCTTGGGTTCTTGTCGGGTTATTTTGGAGGACAATACCTATTTCGATGATTTTAACCTGCGTCCAATCCTTGGGGATGCTTCTCCTCTATTCGCCAACGTAGGAATTGCTCAGATTGAGCGATTAATCGATAAAGGTCAGACCTCTAAGTTAAAAGCGCTGGTAGATAAGCTGGATGCGGATGGTTTGATCGTGCATGTTAATCCATTACAGGAGTGGTTACAGCCAGAAGGTGATTTAATTCAACGCTCTCCGCTTGTCACAATCAAACAGTTGTTGAATGAAATTGACACAAACATCATTGTGAAGGAAGTTGGGCAAGGATTTGGTCCTGAAAGTATGAGAGAATTACTGAAATTGCCGATTTTGGCAATCGACTTTGCAGCAAATGGTGGAACAAACTTTTCAAAATTAGAGTTATTGCGTAACGAGCCATTAAAAGCTCATTATGAAGATGTGATTGCTTTAGGGCATTCTGCTTACGAAATGGTCGATTTTTTAAATAAATCAATCCAAGAACTAGGGTCTGAACGTAAGTGTAATAATGTGATTATAAGTGGCGGAATAAAAAACTTTTTAGATGGTTACTACTTAACCTCCAAAGCAAATATCCCTGCAATTTATGGTCAGGCAGCGCCATTCTTAAAACATGCAAATGAGTCTCAGGAAGCCCTGGATACATTTGCTGAAATACAAATAAAAGGATTGCTAATGGCGCAAAAATTTTTAAAAATAAGGTAG
- a CDS encoding squalene synthase, protein MIRRAAYYSFHVSELVYLFQMKKEFKQFKPSEYRLKDLSKSTDDLSYCYEALKKVSRSFAVVIQQLPEDLKNPVCLFYLILRGLDTIEDDMNIDNTVKKDMLLTFADRINKEEFTLENVGDTQDYQDLMLHFDKVIREYQKLGSEYKAVITEITNEMAIGMNKYAHKTVESYEDWNDYCYYVAGLVGIGLSKLFLASKLETSVKLSDKSLSNEMGLFLQKTNIIRDFAEDLEQGRIFWPEESWKNKARTLNELQADEKSGLSALNEVVVNALGHVPACLEFLDCLDDQKVFRFCAIPQLMAIATLKELYNNPDVLHKNVKIRKGKTAKYFIAIQDFNNTKKEFISILKNLEKKDHTGKIKSILAEIQK, encoded by the coding sequence ATGATTAGAAGGGCAGCATATTATTCCTTTCACGTATCTGAGTTGGTTTATCTTTTTCAAATGAAGAAAGAATTTAAACAATTCAAGCCTTCAGAGTACCGTTTGAAAGATTTATCCAAATCCACAGATGATTTAAGTTATTGCTATGAAGCGCTTAAAAAAGTTTCACGTTCCTTTGCTGTCGTTATTCAGCAATTGCCAGAAGATTTGAAAAACCCTGTTTGTTTGTTTTACCTCATTTTGCGAGGCCTTGATACCATTGAAGATGATATGAATATCGACAATACTGTCAAGAAAGACATGCTACTAACGTTTGCTGACCGCATCAATAAAGAAGAATTTACACTTGAAAATGTTGGAGATACTCAGGACTATCAAGATTTAATGCTTCATTTTGACAAAGTAATTCGTGAATATCAAAAGCTTGGATCGGAATACAAAGCCGTTATTACTGAGATAACCAATGAAATGGCAATCGGGATGAACAAGTATGCGCATAAAACCGTTGAAAGTTATGAAGACTGGAACGATTACTGTTATTACGTTGCCGGATTGGTTGGAATTGGTTTAAGTAAATTGTTTCTTGCCTCCAAATTAGAGACAAGTGTGAAGCTCTCTGACAAAAGTCTGAGTAATGAAATGGGATTGTTTCTTCAAAAAACAAATATCATTCGTGATTTTGCAGAGGATTTGGAACAAGGACGTATTTTCTGGCCAGAGGAATCCTGGAAAAATAAAGCAAGAACATTAAACGAGTTGCAAGCGGATGAAAAAAGCGGGCTTTCTGCATTGAATGAAGTGGTAGTCAATGCACTTGGGCATGTTCCTGCCTGTCTTGAATTTTTAGACTGCTTAGACGATCAGAAAGTTTTTCGTTTTTGCGCAATCCCGCAATTAATGGCTATCGCAACATTGAAAGAATTGTACAATAATCCAGATGTCTTACACAAAAATGTGAAGATCAGAAAAGGAAAAACTGCTAAATATTTCATTGCAATTCAGGACTTCAACAATACGAAAAAGGAATTCATCTCTATTCTCAAAAACTTAGAGAAAAAAGACCATACAGGTAAAATCAAATCAATATTAGCCGAAATTCAAAAATGA